The Ruania alba genome has a window encoding:
- a CDS encoding FAD-dependent oxidoreductase, protein MTDVLVYGATSAGVCAAVAAARAGAQVVLAEPGRHIGGMTSGGLGYTDVGDVRALGGPAARLRQAIADHYDVGVGHFAGPEPHVAEQIFTQWLEQAGVDVRLGRGLAAATTGEGTITEVTFDLAPDDTHLGTHPPQGSDQVRPAVVIDASYEGDLLAAAGVSYAVGRDAVSTYGEAHAGRQELLPGRHTMPAWISPFADDPTGHVESPLLAQIKPEPMVGVGEADCGVMAYGYRVCLSTAADRVPFTPSPDYDNAHWELYRRVFAYWEAHGGAPPAGKLLGLEPNLPGGMADGNSLGPISLNVLDGTAWEYPDATPQRREQIRRHHLHHARDFLHFLSTDPGVPQHVRTEMQRWGLPAGEFTDTEHLPHQLYVREARRMLGEHVLTAHDLLEARPAEDVIALGSYHLDVREVQRSWRWAYEHPDPVAMTVTEGYLSIGVPAYPIPYRSLVPKRAECTNLIAAVCISASHLAFSSVRMEPQYQMLGEAAGLAAAAAARDAVPVQDVPVPALQDQLRAAGAVLARPR, encoded by the coding sequence ATGACCGATGTGCTCGTCTACGGCGCCACCTCGGCGGGGGTGTGCGCGGCCGTCGCCGCGGCCCGCGCCGGTGCGCAGGTAGTGCTGGCCGAACCCGGCCGGCACATCGGCGGGATGACCTCCGGCGGCCTCGGCTACACCGATGTCGGGGACGTCCGCGCCCTGGGCGGCCCGGCCGCCCGGCTCCGCCAGGCGATCGCGGACCACTACGACGTCGGTGTCGGCCACTTCGCCGGTCCGGAGCCGCACGTGGCCGAGCAGATCTTCACCCAGTGGCTGGAGCAGGCCGGTGTGGACGTGCGACTCGGCCGCGGCCTCGCCGCGGCCACCACGGGCGAGGGCACGATCACCGAGGTCACCTTCGATCTCGCCCCCGATGACACTCACCTGGGCACCCACCCGCCGCAGGGGAGTGACCAGGTGCGCCCCGCCGTCGTGATCGACGCCTCCTACGAAGGTGACCTGCTCGCTGCGGCCGGGGTGAGCTACGCCGTCGGGCGGGACGCGGTGAGCACCTACGGGGAGGCGCATGCGGGCCGGCAGGAGCTGCTCCCCGGCCGGCACACCATGCCGGCCTGGATCTCCCCGTTCGCCGACGACCCCACCGGGCACGTCGAGAGCCCGCTGCTGGCGCAGATCAAGCCCGAGCCGATGGTCGGCGTGGGGGAGGCCGACTGCGGGGTGATGGCCTACGGATACCGGGTGTGCCTGTCCACGGCCGCCGACCGGGTGCCGTTCACCCCGAGCCCGGACTACGACAACGCCCACTGGGAGCTGTACCGGCGGGTCTTCGCGTACTGGGAGGCGCACGGTGGCGCTCCTCCGGCGGGCAAGTTGCTCGGGCTGGAGCCGAACCTGCCCGGCGGGATGGCCGACGGCAACTCCCTCGGCCCGATCTCGCTGAACGTGCTCGACGGCACCGCCTGGGAGTACCCGGACGCCACACCGCAGCGCCGAGAGCAGATCCGCCGCCATCATCTGCACCACGCCCGGGACTTCCTGCACTTCCTCAGCACCGACCCGGGCGTGCCGCAGCACGTGCGCACCGAGATGCAGCGCTGGGGCCTGCCGGCGGGGGAGTTCACCGACACCGAGCACCTGCCGCACCAGCTCTACGTGCGCGAGGCGCGGCGGATGCTCGGCGAGCATGTGCTCACCGCCCACGACCTGCTGGAGGCCCGCCCCGCTGAGGACGTGATCGCCCTGGGGTCCTACCACCTCGACGTGCGCGAGGTGCAGCGCAGTTGGCGGTGGGCGTATGAGCACCCCGACCCGGTGGCGATGACGGTCACCGAGGGGTACCTCTCCATCGGGGTGCCGGCCTACCCGATCCCGTACCGGAGCCTGGTGCCGAAGCGCGCCGAGTGCACCAACCTGATCGCCGCCGTGTGCATCTCCGCCTCCCACCTGGCGTTCAGCTCGGTACGGATGGAGCCCCAATACCAGATGCTCGGGGAGGCCGCTGGGCTCGCCGCCGCGGCCGCGGCGCGGGATGCTGTGCCTGTGCAGGACGTGCCGGTGCCCGCTCTGCAGGACCAGTTGCGCGCGGCCGGTGCCGTGCTTGCCCGCCCACGATGA
- a CDS encoding alpha-mannosidase yields MHRTITDLGARVDRALTERVTPAVHSYRTPVVVAAHVLAGEPVPFAEAVAGEFTPFAVGTDWGRPWGTTWFRFTGTVGEAIRAHAEEQRIELLVDLGFGPGGPGFRSEGLAYTADGTILKAVEPRTAYVPVGGERGAPIAADGTFEVYLEAASNPRFDGTVSSLGDLDTAGDTPLYRLERAELALREPEVHHLLIEARLLHQIAATTPESDPRHHELRYALDRMVDELDAGGFDRVASSAPAARAQLAGVLADRARTSAHTVSAVGHAHIDSAWLWPVRETIRKCSRTFSNVIALAQEYPEFIFACSSAQQYAWMRDHHPQVWERVREAVAAGTFVPVGGMWVESDTNLPGGEALVRQFTAGKRFFAEHFGTEAREVWLPDSFGYSGSLPQLARLAGFDWFLSQKMSWNSTNPFPHHTFWWEGIDGTRVFTHFPPSDTYSSEFNGPELARSTTQFRENGRATRSLLPFGYGDGGGGPTREMLETARRLADLDGAPKVHIETPEEFFTAAHAEYGEHAPVWSGEMYLEFHRGTYTSQRAMKEGNRRTEHLLHEAELWSATATVRHGTPYPADELDRIWEEVLLLQFHDILPGSSIAWVHREARERYAALTARLEALIDGALEVLAGTGEVPLAFNATPHPHDGVPPLGGAAPRRDATAVQTHQADGEVHLDNGLLRVRIGTDGTVVSVWDHGADREVLAGPGNALWLHPDTPNRFDAWDLDEFYRHTGHALTAVDRIEVDSSDPARPVVRITRTDGGSTYRQEVALAAGSIALECTTEVDWHERERILKVAFPLDVHARESTAETQFGYVQRPTHTNTSWDAAKFEIPAHKWLHVGEPGYGVAVTNEATYGHEATRPGPGEARGAGATTVRLSLLRAPRYPDPQTDQGRHVLRYQLVCGADLPEAIRAGYRTGRPLRERRGAGGVEPLVAIEDGPVLLETVKLADDGSGDLVLRLYESRGGRGRAELTVAEDVQMRDAVVTDLLERPDEQIAALAPLERDGDRLTLDLTPFQVVTVRITRSSAGRQS; encoded by the coding sequence ATGCACCGCACCATCACCGACCTCGGGGCGCGGGTGGACCGCGCCCTGACCGAGCGCGTCACACCCGCCGTGCACTCCTACCGCACCCCCGTCGTCGTCGCCGCGCACGTGCTGGCCGGCGAGCCCGTCCCGTTCGCCGAGGCTGTGGCCGGGGAGTTCACGCCCTTCGCAGTCGGCACGGACTGGGGCCGCCCCTGGGGTACTACCTGGTTCCGGTTCACCGGGACTGTCGGCGAGGCGATACGTGCCCACGCCGAGGAGCAACGGATCGAGCTGCTCGTGGACCTCGGCTTCGGCCCGGGCGGACCTGGCTTCCGTTCGGAGGGACTGGCCTACACCGCCGACGGCACCATCCTCAAGGCGGTCGAGCCACGGACGGCGTACGTGCCGGTGGGCGGGGAGCGTGGTGCCCCGATCGCGGCGGACGGCACCTTCGAGGTCTACCTCGAGGCGGCGTCCAACCCCCGCTTCGACGGCACCGTGTCCAGTCTCGGCGACCTCGACACCGCCGGGGACACCCCGCTGTACCGGCTGGAGCGCGCTGAGCTCGCGTTGCGCGAACCCGAGGTGCACCACCTGCTGATCGAGGCACGGTTGCTGCACCAGATCGCGGCCACCACCCCCGAGTCGGACCCGCGCCACCATGAGCTGCGCTACGCCCTGGACCGGATGGTCGACGAGCTCGACGCCGGCGGGTTCGACCGGGTGGCCTCCTCCGCTCCTGCCGCCCGGGCTCAGCTGGCCGGCGTGCTCGCCGATCGCGCCCGCACGAGCGCCCACACGGTCAGCGCCGTCGGACACGCACACATCGACTCCGCCTGGCTGTGGCCGGTGCGGGAGACGATCCGGAAGTGCTCACGCACCTTCTCCAACGTGATCGCCCTGGCGCAGGAGTACCCGGAGTTCATCTTCGCCTGCTCGTCCGCGCAGCAGTATGCGTGGATGCGGGACCACCATCCGCAGGTGTGGGAGCGGGTCCGGGAAGCCGTCGCGGCCGGCACCTTCGTCCCGGTCGGCGGCATGTGGGTGGAGTCGGACACGAACCTGCCCGGTGGGGAGGCGCTGGTGCGCCAGTTCACCGCAGGCAAGCGCTTCTTCGCCGAGCATTTCGGCACCGAGGCCCGGGAGGTGTGGCTGCCGGACTCGTTCGGCTATTCCGGCTCCCTGCCGCAGTTGGCCCGCCTGGCCGGGTTCGACTGGTTCCTCTCCCAGAAGATGTCCTGGAACTCCACCAACCCGTTCCCGCACCACACATTCTGGTGGGAGGGGATCGACGGCACCCGCGTGTTCACGCACTTCCCGCCGTCGGACACCTATTCCTCGGAGTTCAACGGCCCCGAGCTCGCCCGATCCACTACGCAGTTCCGGGAGAACGGCCGCGCCACCCGGTCGCTGCTGCCTTTCGGGTACGGCGACGGCGGTGGCGGCCCCACCCGGGAGATGCTGGAGACGGCACGCCGGCTGGCCGATCTGGACGGCGCCCCGAAGGTGCACATCGAGACCCCGGAGGAGTTCTTCACCGCCGCGCACGCCGAGTACGGCGAGCACGCTCCGGTGTGGTCGGGGGAGATGTACCTCGAGTTCCACCGCGGCACCTACACCAGCCAGCGGGCGATGAAGGAGGGCAACCGCCGCACCGAGCACCTGCTGCACGAGGCCGAGCTGTGGTCCGCCACCGCCACGGTGCGCCACGGCACGCCGTACCCGGCCGACGAGCTGGACCGGATCTGGGAAGAGGTGCTGCTGCTGCAGTTCCACGACATCCTGCCTGGCTCGTCCATCGCCTGGGTGCACCGGGAGGCACGGGAGCGCTACGCCGCGCTGACCGCCCGGCTGGAGGCGCTCATCGACGGCGCCCTGGAGGTGCTGGCCGGCACCGGTGAGGTGCCGCTCGCGTTCAACGCCACTCCGCACCCCCACGACGGCGTCCCTCCCCTCGGAGGCGCCGCCCCCCGGCGGGACGCGACCGCCGTCCAGACCCACCAGGCCGACGGCGAGGTGCACCTGGACAACGGCCTGCTGCGGGTACGGATCGGTACCGACGGCACCGTCGTCTCGGTGTGGGACCACGGCGCCGACCGGGAGGTGCTCGCCGGCCCGGGCAACGCCCTCTGGCTGCATCCGGACACACCCAACCGGTTCGACGCCTGGGATCTGGACGAGTTCTACCGGCACACCGGGCACGCGCTCACCGCGGTGGACCGGATCGAGGTGGACAGTTCCGACCCCGCCCGTCCGGTCGTGCGGATCACCCGCACCGACGGCGGATCGACCTACCGGCAGGAGGTCGCCCTGGCCGCCGGATCGATCGCCCTCGAGTGCACCACCGAGGTGGACTGGCACGAGCGAGAACGCATCCTCAAGGTGGCCTTCCCTCTGGACGTCCATGCACGCGAGTCCACCGCTGAGACCCAGTTCGGCTACGTGCAGCGCCCCACCCACACGAACACCTCCTGGGACGCCGCCAAGTTCGAGATCCCGGCGCACAAGTGGCTGCACGTGGGCGAGCCCGGCTACGGCGTGGCGGTGACGAACGAGGCCACCTACGGGCACGAGGCCACCCGACCCGGACCCGGTGAGGCGCGCGGCGCCGGCGCCACCACCGTGCGGCTGTCGCTGCTGCGTGCACCCCGCTATCCGGACCCGCAGACCGACCAGGGCCGGCACGTGCTCCGCTACCAGCTCGTCTGCGGGGCCGACCTGCCGGAGGCGATCCGGGCGGGTTACCGTACCGGCCGGCCGCTGCGGGAACGTCGCGGTGCCGGAGGAGTGGAGCCGCTGGTCGCCATCGAGGACGGCCCCGTGCTGCTGGAGACCGTCAAGCTCGCCGATGACGGGTCCGGTGACCTGGTGCTGCGGCTGTACGAGTCCCGCGGCGGCCGCGGCCGGGCCGAGCTCACCGTGGCCGAAGACGTGCAGATGCGCGATGCGGTGGTCACCGACCTGCTCGAGCGGCCGGACGAGCAGATCGCCGCGCTGGCTCCGCTGGAGCGCGACGGCGACCGCCTCACCCTCGACCTGACCCCGTTCCAGGTGGTCACGGTCCGCATCACCCGATCGTCGGCCGGGAGGCAGTCATGA
- a CDS encoding aspartate/glutamate racemase family protein — translation MSAVPARALRIGFVHTAPALTPTFEDLLAEYTTPEPAEALHVADAWLLRTAMATGVDEGVHERVSRHVQHLADLGADAVLITCSSIGETIASAAEQVAIPVLRVDAAMAEQARDLAASGTHQRIAALATFESTLGPTQRLLETAAGAGIEVTAEVVAGAADAKASGDVAGHDAAIRAAAERVAATADVIVIAQASMAPAVADADLPVPALTSPRGGVQAVLAAARRAGAS, via the coding sequence ATGAGCGCCGTGCCGGCGCGTGCACTGCGTATCGGGTTCGTGCACACCGCCCCCGCGCTGACCCCCACCTTCGAGGACCTGCTCGCCGAATACACCACGCCGGAGCCGGCCGAGGCGCTGCACGTGGCGGACGCCTGGCTGCTGCGCACCGCCATGGCGACGGGCGTGGACGAAGGCGTGCACGAGCGGGTCAGCCGGCACGTGCAGCACCTGGCAGACCTCGGTGCGGACGCCGTCCTCATCACCTGCTCCTCGATCGGGGAGACCATCGCCTCGGCCGCCGAGCAGGTCGCCATCCCGGTGCTGCGGGTGGATGCGGCCATGGCCGAGCAGGCCCGCGACCTCGCGGCGTCCGGCACCCATCAGCGCATCGCGGCCCTGGCTACCTTCGAGTCGACGCTCGGGCCCACTCAGCGCCTGCTGGAGACGGCCGCCGGTGCGGGGATCGAGGTGACCGCAGAGGTGGTCGCCGGTGCCGCGGACGCCAAGGCATCCGGCGACGTCGCGGGGCACGACGCCGCCATCAGAGCAGCCGCGGAACGCGTGGCGGCCACGGCGGACGTGATCGTGATCGCCCAGGCATCGATGGCCCCGGCGGTGGCAGATGCCGACCTGCCCGTGCCGGCGCTCACCTCCCCACGTGGCGGGGTGCAAGCCGTGCTGGCCGCCGCACGCCGCGCCGGCGCCTCCTGA
- a CDS encoding DeoR/GlpR family DNA-binding transcription regulator translates to MRYTDAPTRRDELLRRLRDRGYLSSKDVAAELGVSEMTIRRDLTQLDTDGLARRVPGGATAQDNTGLESFDRRERRSQAPKLAIARAAVALLDDADTVALDAGTTVAAAAPLLPGGTRVISHSMPVLSACEHRTDLEVIGLGGTYHPPTRSFGGPATRAGADDLAADVALLSAVAVASDGLYCTAAWDAEVKQILTERAERTILLVDHSKASARAPLRFLRWDQVDVVVTDRGIDELTVRRWRDAAGHVVVAE, encoded by the coding sequence GTGCGCTACACCGACGCCCCGACAAGACGCGACGAACTGCTCCGCCGCCTGCGCGACCGCGGCTACCTCTCGTCCAAGGACGTAGCCGCTGAGCTCGGTGTCTCCGAGATGACGATCCGGCGCGATCTGACCCAGCTCGACACCGACGGCCTCGCCCGACGCGTTCCTGGCGGCGCCACCGCCCAGGACAACACCGGACTGGAGTCCTTCGATCGGCGAGAACGTCGCTCCCAGGCACCCAAGCTGGCCATCGCACGGGCCGCCGTCGCGCTGCTCGACGATGCAGACACGGTGGCCCTGGACGCCGGCACCACCGTGGCCGCCGCAGCGCCACTCTTGCCTGGCGGGACGCGCGTGATCTCGCACTCCATGCCCGTCCTGAGCGCCTGTGAGCACCGGACCGACCTGGAGGTGATCGGACTGGGCGGCACCTACCACCCACCGACCCGATCCTTCGGCGGGCCGGCGACGCGCGCCGGAGCCGACGACCTGGCCGCAGACGTGGCGCTCCTCTCTGCGGTCGCCGTGGCGAGCGATGGACTGTACTGCACAGCCGCATGGGATGCCGAGGTGAAGCAGATCCTCACCGAACGGGCTGAACGCACCATCCTCCTGGTGGACCACTCCAAGGCCAGTGCCCGCGCACCGCTGCGATTCCTGCGCTGGGACCAGGTCGATGTCGTGGTCACTGACCGTGGCATCGACGAACTCACCGTGCGCCGCTGGCGGGACGCTGCCGGTCACGTGGTCGTGGCCGAATGA
- a CDS encoding carbohydrate ABC transporter permease, producing the protein MTQTTADTAGGTKGPPSKPLKARKYNRREAIAGYLFISPWILGFCIFTAGAMIWSLVLSFSRYNLATNAQSPVGLANYESLFTDPRVATSLGNTLFFAFLSVPLEIAFALFLATLLNRLGRGAGFFRTVFYLPKMTPMVATAAIFFLLLNGNSGAINQFLRFFGISGPQWLVDPDWIKPSIVLMSLWAVSGTMVIFLAALKNVPRELYEVASLDGAGAARKFTTITLPMISSAMFFNVIVLSIAAFQTFDQAYLLFWRDQSNASPESSLFYAVYLFQQAFRQFNFGFAAAMAWLMFVIIMCVTFIQMKFGNRFVYYEGDK; encoded by the coding sequence ATGACACAGACCACGGCGGACACCGCCGGAGGGACGAAGGGACCACCTTCGAAACCCCTCAAAGCGCGCAAGTACAACCGGCGCGAGGCCATCGCCGGGTACCTGTTCATCTCGCCCTGGATCCTCGGGTTCTGCATCTTCACCGCAGGCGCGATGATCTGGAGCCTGGTGCTCTCCTTCAGCCGGTACAACCTGGCGACCAATGCCCAAAGCCCGGTGGGGTTGGCCAACTACGAGTCGCTCTTCACCGACCCTCGGGTGGCTACCTCGCTCGGGAACACACTCTTCTTCGCGTTCCTCTCGGTGCCGCTCGAGATCGCTTTCGCCCTGTTCCTCGCCACGCTGCTGAACCGGCTCGGGCGGGGAGCCGGGTTCTTCCGGACCGTCTTCTACCTGCCGAAGATGACGCCGATGGTGGCGACCGCTGCGATCTTCTTCCTCCTGCTGAACGGCAACTCAGGTGCGATCAACCAGTTCCTGCGCTTCTTCGGAATCTCCGGTCCTCAATGGTTGGTGGATCCGGACTGGATCAAGCCGTCAATCGTGCTGATGTCCCTGTGGGCAGTCAGCGGCACGATGGTGATCTTCCTCGCGGCCTTGAAGAATGTTCCCCGGGAGCTCTACGAAGTGGCGTCCCTAGACGGCGCCGGCGCGGCCCGAAAGTTCACCACGATCACCCTGCCGATGATCTCCAGCGCGATGTTCTTCAACGTCATCGTGCTTTCCATCGCCGCCTTCCAGACATTCGACCAGGCGTATCTGCTGTTCTGGCGGGATCAATCCAACGCGTCCCCGGAGTCGTCCCTGTTCTATGCCGTGTACCTGTTCCAGCAGGCGTTCCGACAGTTCAACTTCGGCTTCGCCGCCGCGATGGCCTGGCTGATGTTCGTGATCATCATGTGCGTCACGTTCATCCAGATGAAGTTCGGTAACCGGTTCGTGTACTACGAGGGAGACAAGTGA
- a CDS encoding carbohydrate ABC transporter permease, which yields MSVNTTAMQTAAAPEQPQPERQIIREKVRLSTRIGRGTSWVLLLIFTAAFMYPLIWLISASLKGRGQVFDNTLVPETFNWGNYVTVWDELPLFSWLFNSVSIAVLASVAVAFSSSLVAFGFAYFRFPGRKILFGLVLATMMLPGAVTMIPIYLIWKEVGLLGTWAPLWAYNLFGSAFYIFLQRQFFLGLPRELFEAARIDGASYWRLFTKIAMPLSIPSVVIVLLFEFQASWNNLQQALIYLNAGSVSDFTAPLGIAYAMTKYSPTAGGQGDYQYVMVASLMVTLPMLVLFAFGQRYFIEGVATTGRKG from the coding sequence ATGAGCGTGAACACCACGGCGATGCAGACCGCCGCCGCTCCCGAGCAACCGCAGCCCGAGCGCCAGATCATTCGCGAGAAGGTACGGCTGAGCACCAGGATCGGTCGCGGCACCTCGTGGGTGTTGCTGCTGATCTTCACGGCAGCCTTCATGTACCCGCTGATCTGGCTGATCTCCGCGAGCCTCAAGGGCCGCGGGCAGGTCTTCGACAACACCCTCGTGCCGGAGACGTTCAACTGGGGCAACTACGTGACCGTCTGGGACGAGCTTCCCCTTTTCAGCTGGCTGTTCAACAGCGTCAGCATCGCCGTGCTCGCCTCGGTGGCGGTGGCTTTCTCCAGTTCGCTCGTCGCGTTCGGCTTCGCCTACTTCCGATTTCCCGGCCGCAAGATCCTGTTCGGCCTGGTGCTGGCTACGATGATGCTGCCCGGAGCAGTCACGATGATCCCGATCTACCTGATCTGGAAAGAAGTCGGGCTGCTGGGTACGTGGGCGCCGCTGTGGGCCTACAACCTGTTCGGCTCCGCCTTCTACATCTTCCTGCAACGCCAGTTCTTCCTCGGCTTGCCGCGGGAGCTGTTCGAAGCGGCACGGATCGACGGCGCCAGCTACTGGCGGCTGTTCACCAAGATTGCGATGCCGCTGTCCATCCCGTCGGTGGTCATCGTGCTGCTGTTCGAGTTCCAGGCGTCCTGGAACAACCTCCAGCAGGCCCTGATCTACCTCAACGCTGGAAGCGTGAGTGACTTCACCGCACCCCTGGGCATCGCCTACGCGATGACCAAGTACTCGCCCACCGCGGGTGGGCAGGGTGACTACCAGTACGTGATGGTGGCCTCCCTGATGGTCACGTTGCCGATGCTCGTGCTGTTCGCGTTCGGGCAGCGGTACTTCATCGAAGGTGTGGCCACCACGGGCCGCAAGGGTTGA
- a CDS encoding LacI family DNA-binding transcriptional regulator — protein sequence MSSPTRRPTIRDVAETAKVSRSTASRALTGRGYVAPAVRERVQSVAQELGYVPDITARFLKQQTSRSIGVLVWDMRNSFYGELASGISQESRKHGYSIILADDLTGPEAKVEVAERFLAMRVAGVIITPTSPEVTTYLAERNVPVVEVDRQFAAGQVDAVVVDNMTASRRATESLLAVGHERIALVIDEIDWTTGRDRLAGYQAALAAAGHDPDTALVVSAGWDVPNVYRAARELLSREDAPTAVFAANNVLAEGVWRAATDLGITIPDDLSLVAFDDAPWMTLVSPRVTAVAQDSVALGEIAVRQLLERIERPEVPARTIMLAALLRERESTAPPPERPARWSTEPGPEQAASSL from the coding sequence ATGAGCAGCCCGACTCGTCGGCCCACCATTCGCGACGTGGCCGAGACAGCGAAGGTTTCCCGGTCGACGGCGTCCCGTGCGCTGACCGGCCGTGGTTACGTTGCACCGGCCGTGCGCGAACGCGTCCAGTCGGTGGCCCAGGAGCTCGGCTACGTCCCTGACATCACCGCCCGCTTCCTCAAGCAGCAGACCAGCCGTTCCATCGGTGTGCTGGTCTGGGACATGCGCAACTCCTTCTACGGCGAGCTGGCATCCGGGATCAGCCAGGAGTCACGCAAGCACGGCTACAGCATCATCCTGGCTGACGACCTGACCGGCCCGGAGGCCAAGGTGGAGGTGGCCGAGCGCTTCCTCGCCATGCGAGTGGCGGGTGTCATCATCACCCCCACGAGCCCGGAGGTGACGACGTACCTGGCCGAGCGCAATGTCCCGGTGGTGGAGGTCGACCGTCAGTTCGCTGCGGGCCAGGTGGATGCCGTGGTGGTGGACAACATGACGGCGTCGCGACGGGCCACCGAGAGCTTGCTGGCGGTGGGTCACGAGCGCATCGCCCTCGTGATCGACGAGATCGACTGGACCACCGGACGGGACCGCCTCGCCGGATACCAGGCGGCGCTCGCTGCGGCCGGTCATGACCCAGATACCGCATTGGTCGTGAGCGCCGGATGGGACGTACCGAACGTCTATCGTGCCGCGCGGGAGCTCCTCAGCCGTGAAGATGCCCCGACGGCGGTGTTCGCCGCGAACAACGTGCTCGCCGAGGGAGTGTGGCGGGCCGCGACGGACCTGGGGATCACCATCCCGGACGACCTCAGCCTGGTGGCCTTCGACGACGCTCCCTGGATGACGCTCGTCTCGCCGCGGGTGACCGCCGTGGCACAGGACTCGGTAGCGCTCGGCGAGATCGCAGTGCGTCAGCTGCTCGAGCGGATCGAACGCCCCGAGGTCCCGGCTCGGACCATCATGCTCGCCGCGCTGCTGCGGGAGCGCGAGTCCACGGCGCCGCCGCCGGAGCGACCGGCCAGGTGGAGCACCGAGCCAGGTCCGGAGCAGGCCGCGAGCAGCTTGTGA
- a CDS encoding ABC transporter substrate-binding protein: protein MTTRKRLIFAALPTALILAACGGGDTGDEGDGGAEGVDWGAEPTGTLSAWGFNNADDVGQSRLDYAAEQLSDLEIELDATGFDAQKFTTRLASGDVPDVVQMDRRYVATYAAQDLLLPLDECYAAHDVTPEEDYYPFVIDDMSLDGQIWGVGQFFQPPAILLNMDVLNEAGVSAEDIDTSQPEVLLDAIETMYQEEGGVPNRLGLDPVATGQGELWILGMGGQLTDAEGVPTLDDPSNVPGLELLQQVTDAQGGFAEVKSFTDSFDTFGENNQFVANQVGAQVNPQWYPNVLVPYVDDLDLQAVPFRGPDGEPFSVASGTAFVVPAGAENPAAACAWMLNLTSLEGWEAAGQARGETREADGGINTGLFTGSPEADTSIREEWVVPTGNEGLDQVISTYYEVLDYGQTYGASPAGQDIQNELNNAITSTLLGEATPEEALAEAQAAAMRAYDNVTAGG from the coding sequence ATGACGACGAGAAAGCGCCTGATCTTCGCCGCACTCCCCACCGCGCTGATCCTCGCCGCCTGTGGTGGCGGCGACACCGGCGATGAGGGGGACGGCGGCGCCGAGGGAGTCGACTGGGGTGCCGAGCCCACCGGCACACTGTCCGCCTGGGGTTTCAACAACGCCGACGACGTCGGTCAGTCCCGTCTCGACTATGCGGCGGAGCAGCTCTCGGATCTCGAGATCGAGCTGGATGCCACGGGTTTCGACGCCCAGAAGTTCACCACCCGCCTCGCCAGCGGCGATGTGCCCGATGTGGTCCAGATGGACCGCCGGTACGTCGCCACCTATGCCGCGCAGGACCTGCTCCTGCCGCTGGATGAATGCTACGCGGCCCATGACGTCACGCCCGAAGAGGACTACTACCCCTTCGTGATCGACGACATGAGCCTCGACGGCCAGATCTGGGGCGTCGGGCAGTTCTTCCAGCCACCGGCGATCCTGCTGAACATGGACGTGCTGAACGAGGCCGGGGTCAGCGCTGAGGACATCGACACGTCCCAGCCCGAGGTGCTGCTCGATGCCATCGAGACCATGTACCAGGAGGAGGGTGGCGTTCCCAACCGACTGGGACTGGACCCGGTAGCCACCGGGCAGGGTGAACTGTGGATTCTCGGTATGGGTGGACAACTCACCGACGCCGAGGGAGTGCCCACTCTCGACGACCCCTCGAACGTGCCCGGACTGGAACTGTTGCAGCAGGTCACCGACGCCCAGGGCGGCTTCGCCGAGGTGAAGAGCTTCACTGACTCCTTCGACACCTTCGGCGAGAACAACCAGTTCGTGGCCAACCAGGTCGGCGCACAGGTGAACCCCCAGTGGTACCCGAACGTGCTGGTGCCCTATGTCGACGACCTCGACCTGCAGGCTGTGCCGTTCCGGGGCCCGGACGGCGAACCATTCTCCGTGGCTTCCGGCACTGCGTTCGTGGTGCCCGCCGGTGCCGAGAACCCGGCAGCCGCGTGCGCCTGGATGCTCAACCTGACCTCCCTGGAAGGCTGGGAGGCCGCCGGCCAGGCCCGTGGCGAGACGCGTGAGGCGGACGGTGGGATCAACACCGGGCTGTTCACCGGTTCACCCGAGGCCGACACCAGCATTCGCGAAGAGTGGGTCGTGCCGACCGGCAACGAAGGGCTCGACCAGGTGATCTCCACCTACTACGAGGTGCTGGACTACGGCCAGACCTACGGCGCTTCTCCCGCCGGTCAGGACATTCAGAACGAGCTCAACAACGCAATCACGAGCACGCTGCTCGGTGAGGCAACACCTGAAGAGGCACTCGCCGAGGCACAGGCTGCGGCGATGCGGGCCTACGACAACGTGACCGCTGGCGGCTGA